A region from the Fusarium musae strain F31 chromosome 1, whole genome shotgun sequence genome encodes:
- a CDS encoding hypothetical protein (EggNog:ENOG41), producing the protein MGNTQSLLDLVANRWPLLVTALLACVLAAIGPRVANVLRLWSIPTIGEELGNTEKRRQAYLGGARKLYSAGYQKFKDGVFLITTSRTSPTIVISPDFLPELKKLPDATLSMEAAVDESMETKYTKIETSVPIIPHTIKGKLTPSLSRLSLTIATEVRDSMNLTIPPCDDWTEINIHRALLRIVGMVSGRLFIGPELCRSEQYLDAAINYTMEVMGAQRAVQNMRPWLRTFRAQSLPEVKKLYQRISEAEAFLDPVVRRRTDAMNDPSYEKPDDFLQWLIDGKDKFPDKNSQNLAKVQLGLTFAAVHTTTLTATNAFYDLAALSDLQIELREEVREALSQSGGQFTSNALQSMKKMDSFLKETLRVHPATMASFQRKVLKPFTLSNGQVIPAGVTIEIPAVAVSSDSNVFPHAEKCEPQQLDLWVWSTCMSRKILRRKRDQDDSGPCITAI; encoded by the exons ATGGGCAACACGCAATCACTCCTCGATCTTGTAGCCAACAGATGGCCACTACTTGTTACTGCGCTACTCGCCTGCGTTTTGGCCGCTATCGGTCCAAGAGTGGCCAACGTATTGCGACTATGGAGTATCCCTACCATCGGCGAAGAGCTTGGTAACACGGAAAAGCGCAGACAGGCGTATTTGGGAGGAGCCAGGAAACTGTACTCCGCAGGATATCAAAAG TTCAAGGACGGCGTTTTCCTGATAACGACCTCGCGAA CTTCTcccaccatcgtcatctcaCCTGACTTCCTccccgagctcaagaagctgccTGATGCTACTCTTAGCATGGAAGCTGCCGTTGATGAG TCGATGGAAACCAAATACACCAAGATCGAGACATCAGTACCCATCATTCCGCATACTATCAAAGGAAAACTGACTCCATCTTTAT CTCGACTTAGTTTGACCATCGCAACTGAAGTCAGAGATTCAATGAATCTCACCATACCACCATGCGATGACTGGACAGAAATCAACATCCATCGCGCTCTCCTTCGTATCGTCGGTATGGTGTCAGGTCGCTTGTTCATCGGCCCCGAACTCTGTCGCTCCGAGCAGTACCTCGACGCAGCCATCAACTACACCATGGAAGTCATGGGCGCCCAGCGTGCCGTGCAAAACATGCGCCCCTGGCTACGTACTTTCCGGGCTCAAAGTCTCCCCGAGGTAAAGAAGCTATACCAGCGAATTTCAGAAGCCGAAGCCTTTCTCGACCCCGTGGTCAGAAGGAGAACCGATGCCATGAATGATCCATCCTATGAGAAGCCTGACGATTTCTTGCAGTGGCTCATCGATGGAAAGGATAAGTTCCCTGATAAGAATAGCCAGAATCTGGCCAAGGTGCAACTTGGTCTTACTTTTGCAGCCGTTCACACTACGACGTTGACGGCCACAAATGC attcTATGACTTGGCGGCTTTGTCAGACCTGCAGATAGAACTTCGAGAAGAGGTCCGGGAAGCATTATCGCAGAGCGGCGGCCAGTTCACGAGCAACGCCCTGCAAtccatgaagaagatggacagCTTCCTCAAGGAGACACTTCGGGTTCATCCTGCAACCATGG CTTCCTTTCAACGCAAGGTCCTCAAACCATTCACTCTATCCAACGGTCAGGTCATCCCAGCCGGCGTGACGATAGAGATCCCCGCGGTCGCAGTCAGCTCCGACTCTAATGTCTTCCCACACGCAGAGAAGTGTGAACCACAGCAGCTTGACCTTTGGGTATGGTCGACATGCATGTCCCGGAAGATTCTTCGCCGCAAACGAGATCAAGATGATTCTGGCCCATGCATTACTGCAATATGA
- a CDS encoding hypothetical protein (EggNog:ENOG41) encodes MAPVDIWPVTNASLGVVVLFNNAWNTTLGPRYTTNVLACSIDARWAKAKSIMSGVWDEWVPHEYYAGRVLNLVETELELQSKIGYLQVTPPKNDSLRSIRMTTNWYEMLSPPLPDILPNSLKQLPFIGTKMTTLEALVATIYHVNLSQMASFESVIGAAVVEGLSRCGLNGNGGHVEIFEGVVVNNSLARKLVNPGDPKEYWPNPNEPRQERLELKAIYTGYVMTCDSWFDWIANMGLVLYAVIALLHSVYISCKGQTSGAWDSILELVVLCQNSKPPPRPILANTSAGVHSFKTVRSMAWVEVSKDTSANTGADFPASGGELQLRIRDNEEKRDESLKPRIGAAYGVSVTGYQALSS; translated from the coding sequence ATGGCACCTGTAGATATCTGGCCTGTGACCAACGCCTCCCTCGGCGTGGTGGTCCTCTTCAACAATGCGTGGAACACGACACTAGGTCCTCGATATACGACGAATGTGCTGGCTTGCTCTATCGACGCTCGTtgggccaaggccaagtccATCATGTCTGGAGTATGGGACGAGTGGGTACCGCATGAGTACTACGCTGGCCGGGTATTGAACTTGGTCGAGACTGAATTGGAGCTTCAGTCGAAGATCGGCTATCTTCAAGTTACCCCTCCCAAGAACGATTCCCTAAGATCTATCAGGATGACCACGAATTGGTATGAGATGCTATCACCTCCATTACCTGACATTTTGCCCAACAGTTTGAAGCAACTTCCATTCATCGGAACAAAAATGACAACTCTCGAGGCGTTAGTCGCTACTATTTACCACGTAAACCTATCTCAAATGGCGTCTTTCGAGAGTGTCATAGGGGCTGCGGTTGTTGAAGGGCTTTCTCGATGCGGTCTAAACGGGAACGGGGGACATGTCGAGATCTTTGAGGGCGTGGTAGTCAATAATTCTCTAGCCCGGAAACTTGTCAATCCCGGTGACCCCAAAGAGTACTGGCCAAACCCGAACGAACCAAGGCAGGAGAGGCTTGAGTTGAAAGCTATATATACGGGCTACGTCATGACCTGCGATAGTTGGTTTGACTGGATCGCCAACATGGGGCTTGTCCTTTACGCTGTGATTGCTCTGTTACATTCAGTGTATATTTCATGCAAGGGACAGACGAGTGGAGCATGGGATTCGATTCTAGAGCTCGTTGTTCTTTGCCAAAATTCGAAGCCGCCCCCGAGGCCAATCTTGGCCAACACTTCAGCTGGTGTGCACTCTTTCAAAACCGTCAGGTCGATGGCTTGGGTCGAGGTATCTAAAGATACATCGGCTAACACAGGCGCTGATTTCCCCGCGAGCGGAGGAGAGCTTCAACTTCGAATTAGGGATAATGAAGAAAAACGAGATGAGAGCCTTAAGCCAAGAATAGGAGCAGCATACGGGGTATCTGTCACAGGTTATCAGGCATTGTCCTCTTGA